TTGAGAAGTAGCCTCCATGTTAGATTTTATTGGTGTTGATACCATACTGTAACCAGACtgttaatataattatatttagtttataaatatacagttttaCAGTCTATATGTAGGTCTGCCTTTATGACCTTTTAACCCCCATCAAACATGGGGGTTTGCATGCATACTGGACAAAATGACCAGCAGGGggcagtcatgcaacagaaatatCTTATCTCAAGAGAGATAATTTCTAACAGGTTGTTGCCTTGTTCGAAATagataagaaaaaacaaacaaacaaacagtattTTAAGTAATAGTATGACCCTATCCTGTATCATGGTCCTATCTgctttttatacatatacaaatagGATCTTTATTCACTGATTTGTGTATAGCAGGAGGAAAATTGTTAACTACAGTACAGTGGTTAGTGTTCACAATAATAACAAGATTCAGTAGAGAGTCATTAGTGTTTGCTAGAGACTAAATAGGAAACCCTTTAAATTAGAgctctgtcatttcaacagtgttGTCCCATAGTCGGCACAATGTAATCAATCAGCTCTTATGCAAAAATGTACAGCTATGGCATAAAGCAAGAAACTACTGTCATcctctaaaaacagaaaacaggaaacagccGGATGCAGACTCTCACAGCTGTAGGACGTGGTCAAACTTCAGGCTCCATCACTCTGAAAGACAAACATGATCAACATTTTCATGGTTtattctaaaaatgtaattcatctctctctgtcaagCTGTAACCAGTTCAATAATTCCCTGGATCCAAGTTATTGAGTTATTGTCAGCTAGCTTTCATTCACTAGCCAAGTATCACATCTAGCAATTTATGGGcaatatacagtttattaatTCTACTAATAGAAAGCATCTAggtatgaatgtttttttttagcttcctGTGAAATCCTTActagtcttcttctttttcttcagttaACCTAGTAAATGTTTCATTGAGATCAAAATCTTTAATTCTGACAAAGAAGCCAACTTCTGCTATAACCTCTAAACTGTCTATTATGCCTTCAAATGGATCCAATCCTTGTCACAAATAGTCTTAACTGAACTTAGCTCATACTGACCCCTCCACAGCAGTCCCCACACAGACATCCCAGCAGGCCGTTCACCACCTGCACAGCACACAGTGCCATCTGGATTAAACCCATGACCAGCAgcacagagaacagagagagatgCCAGGACACCACGCCAGCCGGCTCTAAGCATATTGTTGACCAGGCAGTTTTGTTGGACAGGTAGTCACTGGAGGAGCAGAGGGAAGAGCAAGAGACAACAGTTGggcttttaaaatgtctttatctgtAGACACTTTAAACTGGTAAAAAAACAGGTTCATTGGTGAGTTCTCAGTGGTTTACTGTCACTTTAATAGTCTGGTGGTACAAGCTACCGTGCAGTGAACTGCAGCAGAGGTAGCACCTATCAAAACAGACTAGAATGTCTTTAAGGGATGTTAAAATGTTCCATTTTAAGGTTTGGTTTACATAAATTACTAATAAAATCAATCTAACAACTTCTTGCTTCCCCCTGGACAGTCAAGTgaatgttgtttctttatttgtatagccaAAAGTggtgtgattattttttaatattggaaatatttctttgtaaaataCTCTTGACTAGACTCAAGGTCTATTTACAAATTAATTTGTATgagcatgtttatttattttcttctgtgttctGTGTTCTGTAAGACATCACATGAATCACATGGTGAAATGGTAAGCACCTTGGACGAAAGACTGGAAGCAGTCTGACACCACTGGATGGTGACATGCTActctcattctttttcttttatatctaCAATCAATATGTTAAACAAGTAGTTTGAGACCTCAtgtgttcacttttttttgctgagacattccattaacaaaaacaattccaaattataaaaagtaaaaatcacatttccaagcaaacaaaaatgtgGTTTACATTTTTGGCTGAAAGATACAATCTTTACATTGGTAGTTGTGCTCTCAATTTAGAATAAGAGGTTAGCGTTCTCAACTTAATAGTGCTGTTTGTCTCACCCATTTGAGAAGGGAGTACCCCACTGCTTGTCTGTGCCATTAATGCTAACCACACACTGAGGTCCATGGTTTATGGCCACAGCAGAAACAATAACTGAGTACCCAGCCCCCACAACACCCACAGCTGCAAACAGTATGGAACTCAGCAtctaaagaaagagaaagagagagagacagagaaagagagagggataagTTAACATATTGGGAATGAGTCAATTTAACTATCTCGATTTTAACTTCTGTGAATACTGTACAATGAAGTGATTCTCTCAGTGTGCAGAGAACagaatacgtgtgtgtgtgtgtgtgtgtgtgggtgggtgtgtgtgtatgtttgtgtgtggtaaGCTTACATACTTGTGTTTGCTGATTCTttcatctcacacacatgcacattcctAAAGTATCgatcactgtgtgtgtctgcaccaGAACAATAACATCTCTGTGTGAGTTGTGCGAAACTCCAATCAGAAGAACATGTGCGTAGCGTTTTATTCTGGCTTATTATTGCTGTGTAAATCATTTGGGAGTGGCCACTCATAAGGCTTTCTtaccaaaaaagtcataaaagggaCTATAATAGGATAAAAANNNNNNNNNNNNNNNNNNNNNNNNNNNNNNNNNNNNNNNNNNNNNNNNNNNNNNNNNNNNNNNNNNNNNNNNNNNNNNNNNNNNNNNNNNNNNNNNNNNNtgattttgtgtaaagcactttgaattgccctgttgctgaaatgtgctatacaaataaagctgccttgccttgccttaacatctacatgcttccactggctcagattatggaaaacaacaaaataagttaccatagttacaaatttacataaccttatcgccaggggactatagtccaatacaaaaactgactaagtgcattgaactaattaacgactggatgtgccagaactttctgaaattaaatgaaggaaaaactgaggtggttgtttttggagc
This sequence is a window from Etheostoma cragini isolate CJK2018 chromosome 9, CSU_Ecrag_1.0, whole genome shotgun sequence. Protein-coding genes within it:
- the tm4sf4 gene encoding transmembrane 4 L6 family member 4, producing MCSGGFAKCLGISLMPLAIVCVLCNILLFFPGGTSVESQHITEQVWYFGGILGSGGLMIFPALVFLGLKNNDCCGCCGNESCGRRFAMLSSILFAAVGVVGAGYSVIVSAVAINHGPQCVVSINGTDKQWGTPFSNGDYLSNKTAWSTICLEPAGVVSWHLSLFSVLLVMGLIQMALCAVQVVNGLLGCLCGDCCGGSDGA